CGTTCGCGCGCGCCGACGAGGATGTCGTCCTCGGCGACGGATTCCTCCACATAGGCGAGGTTGCGCTGCAGGTTCTGTGCCGCGGGAGTCTGGCTCACGAAATAGAGGCTAACGGCGATACACCGGTAAGGCGTGCCGGTGACCGGCCGGTGCGGCGATTTTTCTCAGGTGTCCCTCAGCGTCCACATACGGATGCCTCATCACGACCGACGAGAGTAAGCCTCACGCCAGGCCAGCGACCGCGGGCCCGGAATCGGGAACAGCCGATCCAACCGATTGGTTGTCACCAATACCGACGTTCACGGTCCCGAGTAGGAGGTAACCCCATCCACATGGTCGACGCGGCGCGTGAACACGCCAACACCCTGCACCCGCAGATCCAGCCGCTGGACAGCGAAACCCCGCTGGACAGCGACTTCGTCCTGTCCCCCGATACCGAGACTACCGAAGACGAGGCCCTGACCGGGACCGCCGCCTTCGACGCCACCGGCGATCGCTCCGTCATGCCGACCTGGGACGAACTGGTCCGCGAGCACGCCGACCGCGTGTATCGCCTGGCCTACCGCCTCACCGGTGATCCGCAGGACGCCGAGGATCTGACGCAGGAGACCTTCATCCGCGTCTTCCGCTCGTTGCAGAACTATCAGCCCGGCACCTTCGAGGGCTGGCTGCACCGCATCACCACCAACCTGTTCCTGGACATGGTCCGCCGCCGCAACCGCATTCGCATGGAGGCGCTGCCGGAGGACTATGACCGCGTCCCGTCGGAGGGGCCCGGCCCGGAGCAGGCCTATCACGACGCCAACCTGGACCCCGACCTGCAGTCGGCGCTGGATTCGCTGGCCCCGGAGTTCCGTGCGGCAGTCGTGCTGTGTGACATCGAAGGGCTGTCCTACGAGGAAATCGGCGCGACGCTGGGCGTCAAACTGGGCACCGTGCGCAGCCGGATCCATCGAGGACGGCAGGCACTGCGCGAGCACCTCGAGCATAATGGGATTGAGCGGCGCGTTGCCGCCACCGAAAAGGTCGGGTGACCTGCGGGCGTTCTCGCCTGCGGGGTGTCGCCCGAACAGCTCGAGTCGTCCGGAAGGGTGTGCAGCGTATGAACGGCGAGGACCGACCGCACCGTCGTCCCCCGCGTTTCGCCCCCACCGAGCATCTGGCCAGTGAGGCCATCGCCGCCTATGTGGACGGCGAATTGCGAATGAACGCCTATCTGCGTGCCGCGCATCATCTTTCCGTGTGCCGCGAGTGCGCCGCCGAGGTGGACGCGCAGCAGCAGGCACGGATCGCGCTGCGGCAGTCCTCCGATCAGATCTCCGCGCCCTTGAGCCTGCACGACACCCTGAGCCGGATTCCGCGTTCGCTCATCCAGGAATGCGGCAATCACCATCAGGATTCGTTCGACAGCAGACGGTGGACCTCGTGGTGGCGCAAGTAGAGTTCAACGCGTGACCACCGAATCCAAGAACACGGGTCCATTTCCGGGTGAAGGGCCCGCGGCGAATTCAGCGCTGTCGGGGGAATCCGATTCGGCGTCCGGACGGGGGAACCTGCGGCCGTCGGACGCACCGGTACTGGGGCCGCGCCCGGTCTATCGCCCGCATGTGGACACGCATACCGCCCGCGCCTTCCGCCGCCCCAGCGGCCAGCACGGCTCGTTCGCCTCGCGTCCGGCCGGCGGCGCGACCGCGGTGCCGCAGGGGGACAGTCAGATTCAGAATCGCCCGCCGGACGCGGTGCTGGCGGAGGCGTTCGGCCGCCCGGCCGGTTCGAGCGAGTTGCTGCAGCGGGATCCGGAGGCGGCCGCCGAGCAGGCCGCGCCGCCCGCGCCCGCCGATCCGTGGCGGGACCCGAATTCGGCCGCGCGCCTGGGGACTCCGGCGGTGGGCCAGTCCCAGCCGCGACCGCTGACGCCGGGGCCCAAGCTGGGGGCGCGCGAGGTGCTCTTCGGCGGCCGGGTGTCGTGGCGGGCGCTGGGTGTGCTGGCGGTCGTGGCCGCGGTGATCGGATTGCTGGGCGGGTTCGTGGGCGCCTTCACCGGTTCGTCCGCCTCCGCGCTCACCTCCCGCAAGGTGACGCTGCAGTCCGCGCCCAGCGGCGGCGCCGCGCACAACCAGGTGACCAAGGTGGTCAATGCCGTCATGCCCGCCGTGGTCACGGTGCGGGCGTGGCTGGGCGACACCGGATCCACGGGTTCGGGCGTGGTGATCGACGGGCAGGGCTACATCGTCACCAACAATCACGTGATCTCGCTGGCCGCCAACGACAAATCCGGCAAGGCCAAGCTGGACGTGGTGTTCTCCGACGGCCAGAAGGCGCCCGTGCAGATCGTGGGCCGCGACATCAAATCCGATCTGGCAGTGCTCAAGGTCGACGTGAAGAACCTGTCGGTGATCCAGCTCGGCAACTCCAACGACGTGCAGGTCGGTGACGACGTGCTGGCCATCGGTTCGCCGCTGGGCCTGGAGAAGACCGTCACCTCCGGCATTGTGTCGGCGCTGCACCGCCCGGTGAAGGTGGGCGGCGAGGGCACCGACACCGACGCCACCCTGGACGCCGTGCAGACCGACGCCGCCATCAACCACGGCAACTCCGGTGGCGCGCTGGTGGATATGCAGGGCCGGCTGATCGGCATCAACTCGGCCATCAAGTCCGAGAGCGGCGGTTCGGTGGGCCTGGGCTTCGCGATTCCGGTGGATCAGGTCAAGCGGATCTCGCAGGCGCTCATCCACGACGGCTCGGTGCACCACCCGCGGCTGGGCGTGAGCGCCAAGACCAAGATCGTCGCCAATGACGTGATGAGCGGTGCGCAGGTGGCCGACGTGCAGGCCGGCAGCCCGGCCGCCAAGGCGGGCATCGTCGAGGGCGACGTGATCGTCAAGGTCGGCGACCGCGACGTCTCGGGCCCCGAGGAACTGACCGTGGCCGTACAGTCCCACGAGATCGGCCAGACCGTCCCCGTCCACCTGATCCGCGACGGCCGCGAGGTCGACGTCCAGGTCACCCTGGAATCGGACTGAGAGCGCGCAGGGGCAGATCCGCTCAAAGTTCGCGGCCCGGCTCGGTCTGGACTGCGCTCCGCCTCCCCGCGCTTGGAGCGGGGGAGCGAAGCGGAGGAGCGGAGGAGGGAAGACCGAGCTTGCAGGGCCGCGAACCGCCTGGAGCGAAGCGGAAGGCAAAATAGACACCGTGTTCAGCAATATCGGCTGGGGTGAGATGTTGATTCTCCTCGTCGCCGCACTTGTGATTCTCGGTCCCGAGCGTCTGCCCGGGGCCGTGCGCTGGACCGCGCAGGCTCTCAAGCAAGCGCGCGATTACGCCACTGGCGCAACGCAGCAATTGCGCAATGAGCTCGGTCCGGAATTCGACGAGATCCGGAAACCGTTGGAGCAGTTGAACGAACTGCGTGGTATGAACCCGCGTTCGATGGTCACGAAACATCTGCTCAACGGTGACGATTCGATTCTCGACAGCTTCAATGATCTGACCAATCTGGACAAACCGCTCAGCGCTCCGAACAGCGGAAACGGTTCCGGCAATACGGGTTCCGGCCCGCTGTCCATGCCGAAACCGCAAAAACCGCTGGAGCGCAACGAACGTCCGCCGGTGGATCCGGACGCCACCTGAGATCGAATTCGTCCACCGGACTTGACGCATGATGCTGTCCAGCTATCTAGACTGCGCTCATGTCGGCCGACGAGGTGGCACGGGTATTCGCGATCGAGGACAAGGTCGAACGCCTGAAAGCCGCCACCGAAGGCGTCGCGGCAGCGCAGCAGCAGATCAACGAGCTGACTCGCATCCGCCGCGCCGTCATCCGCGAACTGCATGCCGAGGGCTGGACGTTCGCGAGAATCGGTGCGGCCGCGGGACTTTCCCGCGCCCGCATTCATCAGGTGAGCACGCAGGGACCGGTACCGGAGGGCTTGTTCTTCGGCCACGGTCCCCTGACCATCCTGACCCCGGACGTCCGCAGCACGACCCGCTCCATCGCGTTGGTCGGCGCTCCGGACCCTGCGGCACCGCACCGTCTCGTGGAACTGCTGCGCGAACTCGGATTCACCGCCAATGTCCAGCGGTTCCTCCCCGGCCGCCCGCTCGATCTGGACCGTGACGGCCTGATCGTGCTGGGCGGGCCCGAATTGTCGCCCAGTCTGCGGTATCTCGTGGCCGCGGACCCGCGGCTGCGGCGCACCGTGGCGCGCGCGGGCCGGGTGCGCAGAGGCATCGAGGACCGGGCCGCCCGCCGCGTCTACCGGCCGGGCGGCACCGAGCCCTACGACATCGCCTATCTGGCGCGACTGCCCCGCCCGGACGGCAAGGGCAGTGTGCTGGTCATCGACGGCCTGCATCCGCCCGCCTCGCTGGGCGCGATCCGGCTGCTGGCAACCAGACTCGCGACCCTGCACGAGCGCGCGGCCACGCATCCGTTCTCGGCGGTGGTGGGCGTGCGCTACGACCGCTCCACCGGCGAGCCGATCGAGGCGGACCTGCTCACCCCGATCTACCGCCACGACCGCTGAGACGGCCCTACGCGGCCGCCTCCTCGGGGCGCAGCGTGTTCATCGGCGGCCGGTCGGCCAGCGACACCTCGGTGGCGTGCGCGATGAATTCGCCTGCCACCATCGGGAATTGGGTCAGGGCCGCGCCGGAATCCTGAATTCCGCTGCGCCCCAGCACCGTGCCCAGGATCTGACGGCTCATCACCCCCAGATCGGCCAGCGGGCGATTGCGGTGCTGGCGCACGCCCAGATTGACCTGACCGATGGCCGGCAGGCCCAGCAGGTCGTAAGTGTCGAGCAGCAGCCCGATT
This sequence is a window from Nocardia yunnanensis. Protein-coding genes within it:
- the sigE gene encoding RNA polymerase sigma factor SigE, with protein sequence MVDAAREHANTLHPQIQPLDSETPLDSDFVLSPDTETTEDEALTGTAAFDATGDRSVMPTWDELVREHADRVYRLAYRLTGDPQDAEDLTQETFIRVFRSLQNYQPGTFEGWLHRITTNLFLDMVRRRNRIRMEALPEDYDRVPSEGPGPEQAYHDANLDPDLQSALDSLAPEFRAAVVLCDIEGLSYEEIGATLGVKLGTVRSRIHRGRQALREHLEHNGIERRVAATEKVG
- a CDS encoding S1C family serine protease, whose amino-acid sequence is MTTESKNTGPFPGEGPAANSALSGESDSASGRGNLRPSDAPVLGPRPVYRPHVDTHTARAFRRPSGQHGSFASRPAGGATAVPQGDSQIQNRPPDAVLAEAFGRPAGSSELLQRDPEAAAEQAAPPAPADPWRDPNSAARLGTPAVGQSQPRPLTPGPKLGAREVLFGGRVSWRALGVLAVVAAVIGLLGGFVGAFTGSSASALTSRKVTLQSAPSGGAAHNQVTKVVNAVMPAVVTVRAWLGDTGSTGSGVVIDGQGYIVTNNHVISLAANDKSGKAKLDVVFSDGQKAPVQIVGRDIKSDLAVLKVDVKNLSVIQLGNSNDVQVGDDVLAIGSPLGLEKTVTSGIVSALHRPVKVGGEGTDTDATLDAVQTDAAINHGNSGGALVDMQGRLIGINSAIKSESGGSVGLGFAIPVDQVKRISQALIHDGSVHHPRLGVSAKTKIVANDVMSGAQVADVQAGSPAAKAGIVEGDVIVKVGDRDVSGPEELTVAVQSHEIGQTVPVHLIRDGREVDVQVTLESD
- the tatB gene encoding Sec-independent protein translocase protein TatB, which translates into the protein MFSNIGWGEMLILLVAALVILGPERLPGAVRWTAQALKQARDYATGATQQLRNELGPEFDEIRKPLEQLNELRGMNPRSMVTKHLLNGDDSILDSFNDLTNLDKPLSAPNSGNGSGNTGSGPLSMPKPQKPLERNERPPVDPDAT